One window of Sulfurospirillum sp. 1612 genomic DNA carries:
- a CDS encoding tyrosine-type recombinase/integrase — translation MRYPLDFEATFSKTYLFWLSKFTRNKITTLSNRNVTDKDRLAQIIQHLAQGSDNIKVLKQWLNDARNIGMGGIHVYFRPLEKLYEYLMRFGAASMREIDEELLSDFLASETSQLSDASKKNYRIALLSFFSYIDKQNSDENGTAYHYGIELKNWGGLGGKGGIKLPSYLNKDEVQRFIAAIDAYEFKTPEIGIRNRLIIKLILYTGIRVGEAIGVKKSDFFKDEDTYVIQVRGKGNKPRVVMIREKIIQSDLLAWLEIHHCHDGLMFCNQKGTKLTQAYLSRIVEQILISAGIRKEKNGCHMLRHTFATLLYQKSHDLILVQESLGHADINTSRIYTHFDKEKLKKTTDIF, via the coding sequence ATGAGATATCCTCTTGACTTTGAAGCTACATTTAGTAAGACCTATCTTTTTTGGTTGAGTAAATTTACTCGTAACAAAATAACGACATTATCGAATCGCAACGTCACCGATAAAGATCGATTGGCTCAAATCATCCAGCATCTCGCTCAAGGCAGCGATAATATCAAGGTCTTAAAACAATGGCTCAATGATGCAAGAAATATTGGCATGGGAGGCATTCATGTCTATTTTCGTCCACTTGAAAAACTCTATGAGTATCTGATGCGTTTTGGTGCCGCTTCGATGCGAGAGATTGATGAAGAGTTATTGAGTGATTTTTTGGCCAGTGAAACATCACAACTCTCCGATGCCTCCAAAAAGAACTATCGTATCGCATTGCTTAGTTTTTTTAGTTATATTGACAAGCAAAATAGTGATGAAAATGGTACGGCTTATCACTATGGCATCGAACTCAAGAACTGGGGAGGATTAGGAGGAAAAGGGGGCATTAAACTCCCCTCTTACCTCAATAAAGATGAAGTACAGCGTTTTATCGCAGCGATTGACGCTTATGAGTTCAAAACCCCAGAAATCGGCATCAGAAACCGTTTGATTATCAAACTGATTCTCTATACCGGCATTCGCGTGGGTGAGGCGATTGGCGTCAAAAAGAGTGATTTTTTTAAAGATGAAGATACTTATGTCATACAAGTACGCGGCAAAGGCAACAAGCCCCGTGTTGTCATGATACGTGAAAAAATCATACAATCAGATCTCTTAGCTTGGCTTGAGATCCATCATTGTCACGATGGTTTGATGTTTTGCAATCAAAAAGGTACGAAACTCACACAAGCTTATTTGAGCCGAATTGTGGAGCAAATACTCATATCAGCAGGTATTAGAAAAGAGAAAAACGGGTGCCATATGCTACGCCATACCTTTGCCACTTTGCTGTACCAAAAAAGTCATGATTTGATACTCGTGCAAGAATCTTTAGGACATGCTGATATTAATACGTCTCGTATTTATACGCATTTTGACAAAGAAAAACTGAAAAAAACGACTGATATTTTCTAA
- a CDS encoding helix-turn-helix domain-containing protein, whose amino-acid sequence MIDVKLIDKFENGRTTVENDILLNTSLTATEKIVYMYIEMLSYKDNYCYATNRQICDLTGHSIDALKQAIKKLKKKKYIVIDTLQTRTPYKRRIFTETRFLKAWNSATLPSDCTVKNPIRRIEELDRLQISKSFAKFRKFMKLYLTENQFFIDTAGDLQAQIIEIKKNGYYRTITYNRDLNKDEAILFEMLMFDKREALLDAFFKNKELKNDY is encoded by the coding sequence ATGATAGACGTTAAACTCATAGATAAGTTTGAAAATGGGCGTACAACAGTAGAAAATGATATTTTACTTAATACAAGCTTGACAGCTACTGAAAAGATCGTATATATGTACATAGAAATGCTGAGCTACAAGGATAATTATTGCTATGCTACAAATCGTCAAATTTGTGATCTAACAGGTCATAGTATTGATGCACTAAAACAAGCAATTAAAAAATTAAAAAAGAAAAAATACATCGTAATTGATACACTACAAACTAGAACACCATATAAGCGACGAATATTTACAGAAACAAGATTTCTTAAAGCATGGAATTCAGCCACCCTACCCTCAGATTGTACAGTTAAAAATCCGATCAGGCGCATTGAAGAGTTGGACAGATTACAAATTAGTAAGTCTTTTGCAAAGTTTAGAAAATTCATGAAACTATATCTAACAGAAAATCAATTTTTCATTGATACCGCGGGAGATTTACAAGCACAAATAATTGAGATTAAAAAGAATGGCTACTATCGCACAATAACATATAATAGGGATCTAAACAAAGATGAGGCCATATTATTTGAAATGTTGATGTTTGATAAACGTGAAGCATTACTAGATGCTTTTTTCAAAAATAAGGAGTTAAAAAATGATTATTGA
- a CDS encoding AAA family ATPase has product MLIEQRQNKIITVIGHKGYGKTALTEALMLMYNKPTIIADPRFQYSTFQNRRLSFQSVGKFRKWIYNTANFKVFYKYKLELIVNAFDDTFDELASIVAQMRSLMFVVDEVDMFLDPRATKKNSLNKIIQYGRHHEIDIISTSRRPANISRNLTSQTDIFYFSRLREPTDKLYIKQAIGAEYVSLVENLDRFSFLEFEDEEHHKIITTSKNDLEILQKG; this is encoded by the coding sequence ATGCTAATAGAACAAAGACAAAATAAAATTATTACAGTCATAGGGCATAAGGGCTATGGAAAGACAGCTTTAACAGAAGCACTTATGCTCATGTACAATAAGCCGACTATAATTGCAGATCCACGATTTCAATATTCTACATTTCAAAATCGACGGTTAAGTTTTCAATCCGTTGGAAAGTTTAGAAAGTGGATATATAACACGGCAAATTTCAAAGTTTTTTATAAATACAAGTTAGAACTAATCGTTAATGCTTTTGATGATACTTTTGATGAACTTGCAAGTATCGTTGCACAGATGAGATCTTTGATGTTTGTCGTCGATGAAGTAGATATGTTTTTAGATCCTCGGGCTACAAAAAAGAACTCCTTGAACAAGATTATACAATATGGTAGGCACCACGAGATTGACATAATATCCACTTCACGTAGGCCGGCAAACATCTCGCGCAACTTGACATCACAAACAGATATTTTTTATTTTTCACGGTTGCGCGAACCTACTGATAAATTATATATAAAGCAAGCGATCGGGGCTGAATATGTTAGTTTAGTTGAAAATTTAGATCGCTTCAGTTTTTTAGAGTTTGAAGATGAAGAACATCATAAGATCATTACTACAAGTAAAAATGATCTTGAAATATTACAAAAAGGATAA
- a CDS encoding M23 family metallopeptidase: protein MNKLIVPFLLIFSLLSALNGANHSVVCKAKVVGHDIVVTGLNKNPYSVTLVYDARYQSKSGNQHISKRVILQPNIKKEIVRIREQKGKTIFKSNYKWMMGRINAKYDKAYHYRLPYRAGSRQMVTQGFNGTFTHFGASQYAVDFNLKEGTGVYAARAGRVIEVKSDSNKGGPNRSFLKDANHIVIEHHDGTFALYAHLKQHGVVVRLGEQVRAGELIGYSGKTGYARGPHLHFVVYRIVNGNKIESLPIQFVTLHGILKKPVEHQWYVAR from the coding sequence ATGAATAAATTAATCGTCCCGTTTTTGCTAATATTTTCTTTGCTCAGTGCCCTAAATGGCGCCAATCATAGTGTTGTTTGCAAGGCCAAAGTCGTAGGTCATGATATTGTTGTCACAGGACTCAATAAAAATCCCTATAGTGTGACACTCGTCTATGATGCACGCTATCAAAGCAAAAGCGGCAATCAACACATCTCAAAACGCGTCATTTTGCAACCGAATATAAAAAAAGAGATAGTGCGTATCCGTGAGCAAAAAGGTAAGACAATCTTCAAATCTAATTACAAATGGATGATGGGAAGAATAAATGCCAAGTATGACAAAGCATATCATTACAGACTCCCTTATCGTGCAGGAAGCAGACAGATGGTTACACAAGGATTTAATGGCACCTTTACTCATTTTGGAGCAAGTCAATATGCTGTTGATTTTAATCTCAAAGAAGGTACCGGCGTCTATGCAGCTAGAGCGGGTAGGGTAATTGAAGTGAAATCAGATTCCAACAAAGGAGGTCCCAATCGTTCGTTTTTGAAAGATGCCAATCATATCGTCATTGAGCATCATGATGGTACTTTTGCATTGTATGCCCACCTCAAGCAACATGGTGTCGTGGTGAGACTTGGCGAGCAAGTGCGAGCAGGAGAATTGATTGGATACAGCGGCAAAACAGGATATGCTAGGGGACCTCATCTGCATTTTGTAGTATATCGAATCGTCAATGGCAATAAAATAGAATCATTACCAATCCAATTTGTCACATTACACGGCATTCTCAAAAAGCCAGTAGAACACCAATGGTATGTTGCCCGATAG
- a CDS encoding DEAD/DEAH box helicase, whose translation MSFSNLGLMKPLLRSIADLGYNEPTPIQKQAIPLILKRKDVLAGAQTGTGKTAGFTLPLLQLLDSKKVTKGKRQIRALIMTPTRELAAQVGESVQDYGKYLPYKATTNFGGVGINPQITAIKKGVDILIATPGRLLDLVGQKALDLSAVEFLILDEADRMLDMGFIHDIKKVLALLPKQRQNLLFSATFSSEIKKLADSLLNAPTLIEVARRNTTAESIRQTVHPVDRDKKREMLSHLIHEGKWSQVLVFTRTKHGANRLSGQLEKDGIRAAAIHGNKSQSARTKALADFKMGRVNVLVATDIAARGIDIEQLPYVVNFELPNVPEDYVHRIGRTGRAGNGGEALSLVCVDEDAFLVGIEKLIKYKIPKVIIDGFEPDRSIKPEPILQRSNRQQRSKPRTSAPRGSSGNFAKNHSRNTNTSSRPRRTQSR comes from the coding sequence ATGTCATTTTCAAATTTGGGTTTAATGAAACCCCTACTGCGCTCTATTGCAGATTTAGGCTACAATGAGCCAACGCCGATTCAAAAGCAAGCCATTCCGCTCATATTAAAGCGCAAAGATGTTTTAGCCGGAGCACAAACCGGTACAGGGAAGACTGCCGGATTTACCCTACCCCTATTACAATTACTCGATAGCAAAAAAGTCACCAAAGGCAAACGTCAAATACGTGCCCTCATCATGACGCCAACACGAGAACTCGCCGCTCAAGTGGGTGAGAGTGTTCAAGATTATGGAAAGTATCTCCCTTACAAGGCTACGACGAATTTCGGTGGGGTTGGTATCAATCCTCAAATTACAGCGATTAAAAAAGGTGTGGATATTTTGATTGCCACTCCGGGCCGATTATTGGACCTTGTCGGGCAAAAAGCTTTGGATCTCTCCGCTGTTGAGTTTTTGATTTTAGATGAAGCCGATCGTATGCTCGATATGGGATTTATCCACGACATCAAAAAAGTCCTCGCCCTACTTCCAAAACAGCGACAAAACCTGCTCTTTTCAGCAACCTTTTCCAGCGAAATCAAAAAATTGGCAGATAGCCTACTCAACGCGCCTACATTAATCGAAGTAGCGCGTAGAAATACCACAGCTGAGAGTATTCGTCAAACAGTGCATCCGGTGGATAGAGATAAAAAAAGAGAAATGCTCTCTCATCTCATTCATGAGGGCAAATGGAGTCAAGTTTTGGTTTTTACCAGAACCAAACACGGGGCAAATCGCCTGAGTGGACAACTTGAAAAAGATGGCATTCGTGCTGCGGCGATTCATGGAAACAAAAGTCAAAGCGCAAGAACCAAAGCATTGGCTGATTTCAAGATGGGCAGGGTTAACGTGTTGGTGGCCACAGATATTGCAGCACGTGGGATTGATATCGAACAACTTCCTTATGTCGTCAATTTTGAATTGCCTAATGTTCCAGAAGATTATGTACATCGTATCGGAAGAACGGGACGTGCCGGCAATGGAGGAGAAGCACTCTCATTGGTTTGTGTCGATGAAGATGCTTTTCTTGTGGGGATTGAGAAACTCATCAAATATAAAATTCCAAAAGTCATTATCGATGGCTTTGAACCAGATCGCTCCATTAAACCTGAGCCGATTTTGCAACGCAGTAACCGACAACAACGCAGTAAGCCTCGCACCTCGGCACCAAGAGGCTCTAGTGGGAACTTTGCAAAAAATCATTCACGAAATACAAATACCTCTTCAAGACCGAGAAGAACACAATCTCGATAA
- a CDS encoding redoxin domain-containing protein, which yields MQNHIKKYLKEALFFVVFLTIAMNVVSYYRASDLNKNRLDIKHVTLIDGRNITLPKNRPIMIHFWATWCPICKLEAPNIEKISKDYDVITIAVQSGTQKEIQAYLDEHKLHFNVVNDKEGFYAKKFHITVFPTTLMYDKEGRLKFSEVGYTTTAGLYARMLMSQ from the coding sequence ATGCAAAATCATATAAAAAAATATCTCAAAGAAGCGTTATTCTTTGTGGTATTTTTAACGATTGCGATGAATGTTGTGAGCTATTATCGTGCGTCGGATTTAAATAAAAATCGGCTTGATATTAAGCATGTCACGCTTATAGATGGTCGCAATATCACACTACCCAAAAATCGTCCTATCATGATACACTTTTGGGCGACTTGGTGTCCTATTTGTAAACTCGAAGCTCCCAATATTGAGAAGATTTCAAAAGATTATGATGTCATCACGATTGCGGTACAATCGGGCACTCAAAAAGAGATACAAGCCTATCTTGATGAACATAAGCTACATTTTAATGTCGTCAATGACAAAGAGGGCTTTTATGCCAAAAAGTTTCATATCACCGTTTTCCCCACCACACTGATGTATGACAAAGAGGGTAGGCTGAAATTTAGTGAAGTCGGCTACACTACCACAGCGGGCTTATATGCAAGGATGCTGATGAGCCAATAG
- a CDS encoding heat shock protein transcriptional repressor HspR, which produces MHAYDEPVYLISVVAKVLTIHPQTLRQYEREGLICPSRTEGKMRLFSQKDIDKIKMIQRLTRDLGVNLAGVDIIIQLKEKLQEYENMIDELKEELIKVNKNSGDTVKNPLVKRDSYEVIIFGE; this is translated from the coding sequence ATGCATGCATATGATGAACCGGTATATTTAATAAGCGTAGTTGCTAAAGTTTTGACCATCCATCCTCAAACACTAAGACAATATGAGAGAGAAGGGCTGATTTGTCCCTCTCGTACTGAAGGAAAGATGCGGCTTTTTTCTCAAAAAGATATCGATAAAATCAAAATGATACAAAGACTCACGCGAGACCTTGGTGTCAACTTGGCAGGCGTTGATATTATTATTCAACTCAAAGAGAAACTTCAAGAGTACGAAAATATGATTGATGAACTCAAAGAAGAACTCATCAAAGTCAATAAAAATAGTGGCGATACTGTCAAAAATCCTTTGGTGAAACGCGATAGTTACGAAGTGATTATTTTCGGAGAATAG
- a CDS encoding DnaJ C-terminal domain-containing protein yields MSGSLYDTLGVSSDASADEIKKAYRRLARKYHPDVNKEKDSEEKFKEINAAYEILKDAEKRKQYDTYGDNMFGGQNFHDFASSQGGNADLDEILRNIFGGGMGGAGFGGFNRGGFSGGFSNSGFGGFQAPDLDVEARITVPFNVAILGGKHSISYSDEHFDIKIPAGIKSGEKMRLKGKGKSYQGQRGDLFLSVEVASSPIYEREGDDLIQNLDIKLKTALFGGKVAVETPYKEVTLKIKENTKNGQKFRVKGFGVINRKTQEKGDLYLKANIILPDVNSLDENLKEIMKEKLPE; encoded by the coding sequence ATGAGTGGAAGTTTATACGACACATTAGGTGTTTCAAGTGATGCTTCGGCAGACGAAATAAAAAAAGCATATCGAAGATTAGCTCGTAAATATCATCCTGATGTAAATAAAGAAAAAGATTCGGAAGAAAAATTTAAAGAGATAAATGCTGCTTACGAAATACTCAAAGATGCGGAAAAAAGAAAACAATATGACACGTATGGCGATAATATGTTTGGAGGACAAAATTTTCATGATTTTGCATCCAGCCAAGGTGGAAATGCAGATTTGGATGAAATACTGAGAAATATCTTTGGTGGCGGCATGGGCGGTGCTGGATTTGGTGGCTTCAATCGAGGTGGCTTCTCCGGTGGATTTTCAAATAGCGGATTTGGTGGATTTCAAGCACCTGATTTAGATGTAGAAGCGCGGATTACGGTCCCGTTTAATGTTGCTATCTTGGGTGGAAAACATTCGATTTCCTATAGCGATGAGCATTTTGATATCAAGATTCCAGCCGGTATCAAAAGTGGCGAAAAAATGCGCCTCAAAGGCAAAGGTAAATCTTACCAAGGACAACGCGGTGACCTCTTTTTGAGTGTCGAAGTGGCGAGTAGTCCTATTTATGAACGAGAAGGTGATGATTTGATACAAAATCTAGATATCAAACTCAAAACAGCCTTATTCGGCGGTAAAGTCGCAGTGGAAACACCTTATAAAGAGGTGACACTAAAAATCAAAGAAAACACTAAAAACGGTCAAAAATTCCGTGTTAAAGGCTTTGGCGTTATCAATAGAAAAACGCAAGAAAAAGGAGATCTCTACTTAAAAGCCAATATTATCCTTCCAGATGTCAATAGTTTGGATGAGAATTTAAAAGAGATCATGAAAGAAAAATTACCAGAGTAG
- a CDS encoding response regulator transcription factor — protein sequence MKILMIEDDLELAEILSEYLEQFDIKTTTAEDPYLGLSYLDHETFDLVILDLTLPGIDGLVVCKEIRKKHAIPIIISSARHDLTDKVTALENGADDYLPKPYDPLELRARIMSLLRRHNQDFGISQETKKEAPDLLLDENKMRITLMGEELNLTVAEYEILAYLIKKAGGVVSREELIYNVDSIGEDTTNKSIDVIIGRIRTKLNENPKDPRYIHSVRGIGYKLVQ from the coding sequence ATGAAGATATTAATGATAGAAGATGATTTGGAATTGGCTGAAATTTTATCAGAATATTTAGAACAATTTGACATCAAAACAACAACAGCTGAAGACCCATATTTGGGGCTTTCCTATCTTGATCATGAGACTTTCGACCTGGTTATTTTAGACCTCACGCTCCCCGGAATCGATGGCCTGGTTGTTTGTAAAGAGATACGAAAAAAACATGCGATCCCCATCATCATTTCATCAGCACGTCATGATCTCACCGATAAAGTCACTGCACTTGAAAATGGGGCTGATGATTATCTTCCAAAACCTTATGACCCACTAGAACTCAGAGCGCGAATTATGAGCTTGCTCCGTCGTCACAATCAAGATTTTGGGATTTCACAAGAGACAAAAAAAGAGGCACCAGACCTCTTACTTGATGAAAATAAAATGCGCATCACCCTTATGGGCGAGGAGTTAAATCTCACCGTGGCAGAGTATGAGATTTTAGCATATCTCATCAAAAAAGCAGGCGGTGTCGTCTCTCGCGAAGAGTTGATTTATAATGTTGATTCTATCGGAGAAGACACCACCAATAAGAGCATTGATGTTATCATTGGACGTATCAGAACAAAACTCAATGAAAATCCAAAGGACCCTAGATACATCCACTCGGTGAGAGGAATCGGGTATAAATTAGTCCAATGA
- a CDS encoding ArsS family sensor histidine kinase, whose protein sequence is MNRNSIFYSITFIFIISIASIILAFMFLMDYDKQNYTEKLNNKYTIIARATLFHLNNFITKKELENQVEGYNMKGINNKKDKEKIIKNAQVLQKIVNKIGTSSILYYEKQNYLLIEHDNTVLLLKDNDYQPYRYHTIRSIFALILLIIITAYILTIRKIKPLRKLKREMNKFAQGDLQIYCATDGEDEISQVANSFQNAVDQINKLNKSRQLFLRNIMHELKTPITKGRISVEMIDNNKQKQRLISVFEKLELLINEFASIEQITSGEGVKNVKPYRLSDIIDEAIDLAMISDDQVTIDIDKNYIVHVDFRLFTTAIKNIIDNGIKHSIDKQVSIKTTDDEIIFISQGNPLKYDLSHYTEPFTQGEITHKSFGLGLYIVSSIISAHKLEFKYEHRSSQNYFSFNKISRLF, encoded by the coding sequence ATGAACAGAAACTCTATCTTTTATAGCATTACCTTTATTTTTATTATCTCCATTGCAAGTATCATCTTGGCATTTATGTTTTTGATGGACTATGACAAGCAAAATTATACAGAAAAGCTCAATAACAAATATACCATTATAGCCAGAGCCACCCTCTTTCATCTTAATAATTTCATCACGAAAAAAGAGCTTGAAAATCAAGTCGAGGGATACAATATGAAGGGGATTAATAACAAAAAAGACAAAGAAAAAATCATCAAAAATGCTCAAGTGCTCCAAAAAATCGTCAATAAAATCGGAACCAGCTCGATTCTCTATTATGAAAAACAAAACTATCTTTTGATTGAACACGACAACACCGTATTGCTTTTAAAAGATAATGATTACCAACCCTACCGCTATCACACCATACGCAGTATCTTTGCGCTCATACTTTTGATTATAATCACTGCGTACATTCTCACTATCCGAAAAATAAAGCCGCTACGAAAACTCAAAAGAGAGATGAATAAATTCGCACAAGGCGATTTGCAAATCTATTGTGCCACAGATGGAGAAGATGAGATTTCGCAAGTGGCCAACTCATTTCAAAATGCCGTAGATCAAATCAACAAACTAAATAAATCGCGCCAACTCTTCTTAAGAAATATCATGCATGAGCTCAAAACGCCCATCACAAAGGGAAGAATTAGCGTCGAAATGATTGACAATAACAAACAAAAGCAACGATTAATCAGTGTTTTTGAAAAGCTTGAACTTCTGATTAACGAATTTGCATCAATCGAGCAGATTACTTCAGGGGAAGGCGTCAAAAATGTCAAACCATACCGCTTGAGCGATATCATTGATGAAGCCATTGATTTGGCCATGATATCAGATGATCAAGTCACTATCGATATAGATAAAAATTATATTGTTCATGTTGATTTCAGACTCTTTACAACAGCAATCAAAAATATCATCGACAATGGGATCAAACACTCTATCGATAAACAAGTCTCTATCAAAACAACTGACGATGAGATTATCTTCATCTCGCAAGGCAATCCTTTAAAATATGATCTTTCCCACTATACCGAACCCTTTACACAAGGTGAGATTACCCATAAAAGCTTTGGATTAGGACTTTATATCGTATCGAGTATCATTAGCGCTCATAAACTGGAATTCAAATATGAACACAGAAGCAGCCAAAACTACTTTAGCTTCAATAAAATAAGTCGGCTATTTTAA
- a CDS encoding ABC transporter permease, protein MARKSISGYLVRKYLRFDKAQPFITVSAFLAFLGVCVGVMVLLVAMAIMNGFDKEFERKLFTMNYPLSVYSATFDKVKTKDLEYLKDTFPQLLFSPYISSQVITKRGSQLEGGLLFGVDFQQEKKINSVLNKALKGVNPKKYDLIVGKEIKDSNFLHLGDKLILIFTENDPSGFSLMPRMKRFTYKGDFESGLIAYDKVYMYTTLESIRAILNYKKGTFDGIHIYSKHPFKDIEKIRKVLPKNLKILGWWQMNGNFFSALALEKRSLFIVLMLIILIASLNIISSLLMTVMSRRKEIALLFSLGATKQEIKKTFFYLGMIIGGGGIVIGTLLGLFSIYLLGNFDIVSLPADVYGTSKLPLELSTTDFFMILLGSIGIVAFSSYYPSYKATKINVLDTLRNE, encoded by the coding sequence ATGGCACGAAAAAGCATAAGCGGTTATCTGGTTCGCAAATATCTACGATTTGATAAGGCTCAGCCTTTCATAACCGTGAGTGCTTTCTTGGCCTTTTTAGGCGTTTGTGTCGGTGTGATGGTATTACTCGTCGCCATGGCCATTATGAATGGTTTCGACAAAGAGTTTGAACGCAAACTTTTTACGATGAATTATCCCCTGAGTGTCTACTCTGCTACATTTGATAAAGTTAAAACAAAAGATTTAGAGTATTTAAAAGATACATTTCCTCAGCTACTTTTTAGTCCCTATATCTCTTCTCAAGTGATTACAAAGCGAGGCAGTCAGCTAGAAGGCGGCTTGCTGTTTGGTGTTGATTTTCAGCAAGAAAAAAAGATTAATTCGGTCTTAAACAAAGCACTCAAAGGCGTCAATCCCAAAAAATACGATCTTATCGTAGGGAAAGAGATCAAAGATAGCAATTTTCTGCATTTAGGAGATAAGCTGATTTTGATTTTCACTGAAAATGACCCCAGCGGTTTTTCTTTGATGCCCAGAATGAAACGATTTACATATAAAGGTGATTTTGAATCCGGATTGATTGCTTATGACAAAGTCTATATGTACACAACCTTAGAGTCAATTAGAGCAATTTTAAATTATAAAAAAGGGACATTTGATGGGATTCATATCTACTCAAAGCATCCTTTTAAGGATATTGAAAAGATTAGGAAAGTCTTGCCTAAAAATCTAAAAATCCTTGGTTGGTGGCAGATGAATGGTAACTTTTTCTCAGCACTAGCCCTAGAAAAACGCTCGTTGTTTATCGTCTTGATGTTGATTATCCTCATCGCATCATTGAATATTATCAGCTCTCTTTTGATGACGGTGATGAGCAGACGCAAAGAGATTGCATTGCTTTTCTCACTCGGAGCCACAAAGCAAGAGATTAAAAAAACATTTTTTTATCTTGGCATGATTATAGGAGGCGGTGGGATTGTCATCGGGACACTTTTGGGGCTTTTCTCGATTTATCTATTGGGAAATTTCGATATTGTCTCACTGCCTGCTGATGTGTATGGTACCTCGAAATTGCCACTTGAATTATCAACAACAGATTTCTTCATGATACTATTGGGTTCGATTGGTATTGTTGCTTTTTCGTCTTATTATCCCTCCTACAAAGCGACTAAGATTAATGTCTTAGATACTTTGAGAAATGAATAA